GAAATCCGTAGTCCATCCCCAGCGCTGAGTCATGGTGCGCAAACTCATCAAGTCTGCTACGATCGAAGAACTAGGAGATTTCACCGCAGTAGCCGAACAGCGGCTGACAGGCATGGGAGCGAAACTCCGCGCGAACCTCGTGCCGCCGCTTCTGCGAGCCAGCCGGAACCGCACTCAGGCGGATTGGCGGGCAGACCTACTGGCAGGGTTACCAATTGCAGCACTCACCATTCCGCAGGCGGTGGCCTTCGCCTTGTTGATCGGTATTCCGGTGCCTGCGGTCGTCGGCAGCGCCATTGTCGGCACCGTGTTGTGTTCGCTGTATTGTTCCTCTAGACACTTGGTTTTCGGACCAACCAACACCATAAGTATCATCCTGGCAGGCGCCCTCCTTGCTCTGGCTGATCGGCCACTCGATCCGCTACAGAAAGTTCTGTTGATCGGTTTAGTCATGGGCGTGGCGCAGCTGGTCGCCGGCATCGCAAGTCTTGGCAAGATCACTCAGTTTGTGTCCCGCGCGGTCATCGTGGGATACTCGACCGCGGTCGGCCTGCTCATCGCAGTGGGACAGTTGGGCAACCTCGCCGGCATTGAACGCGGCTCCAGCGTCAGCCTTGCCGGAACACTTCGGCATCTCGTAGCCAGCGTGGCGACTTTTCAGCTCAACCCACTTACCGCCGTAACCGGTCTGGGGGGCTTGCTTCTGATCATCTGGGTGCACCGCTGGCGACCGCGCTGGCCCGACGGTCTGCTCATGCTCGTAATCGCTGGGCTCGCCAGCTGGTCGTTTGACTTGGGCGCACGCGGCGTGCACTTGGTGCGGGATCTCGGGGCCATTTCCGGCGGCATTCCCCTCTTCACCGGGTTTCCACTCAACGCCGAAGGTCTGGCTTTGCTGCCTCAGATCACCAGCGTTGCGCTGGCCGCGGCGATCCTCGGAATGCTCGAGGCGGTCACCATCGCAAAGAGCCTGGCCACCCGTTCCGGCCAGCGCATCGACCCGGATCAGGAACTGATCGGCATGGGCTTGGGCAACCTGCTCGGGGCCGGCTTCGGCGCCATGCCCGGTTCGGCCTCTTTTCTGCGCAGCGCCGCCGGTCAGCAAGCCGGTGCCCTCAGCCAGTGGGCCGTCGTCTTCGGGAGTGGTTATGTGCTCCTGCTAGTTGTAGTGCTTGCTCCACTTCTGGCCTACATACCCATTGCCGCCATCGCCGCTTACCTGATCATGATTGCTGTGCGCCTGATCCAACCAGCTCAGATCTTCGTGGTGCGACGGGCCACTCGTTCCGATGCACTCGTTTTCTGGCTGACGTTAACCGCTGCGCTCTTCCTGGATCTGGACACCGCCATCTTCACCGGCATCGGCCTGTCGTTGATACTGTTCCTTCAAAAGGCAGGCACACCCACTCTGACCGAGCATGCATTCGACGACCAAGGGCAGTTGACCGAGATCGCCGCCCCGGCAGAGCGCAACAATCCGCAGGTGTCTATTGTCCATGTGGAGGGCGACCTGTTTTTCGGCGCCGCCGACCTATTTCAGGATGGTGTCCGCCGTCTTGCCGAAGACCCCAAAATCCGGGTATTCATCCTGCGCTTGAAAAACGCCCGCCATCTCGACGCCACCACCGTAATGGCCCTCGGGCAGTTGCTCGATTATCTGCGCTCTCAGGATCGACACCTGCTCGTCTCCGGCGTCCACGGTGATGTCGCCCAAGTCCTCAAACGCAGCGGCTTGGCAGCGCGCATCGGTTGGGACAATCTGTTTCCCGCCGAGGAAAACCCGACGCTTGCCACCAAAAAGGCCCTGCAGCGCGCCCAGGAGCTTATCGGGGTCAAACCCGATCTTCGCGTGTTTTATCAGCAAATTGCCGGGAAGTAAGCCATGCACGCGGTCACCAACAAACCGGGCGTCGCCCGCAGACCATTTCACCTGATGACCAAACCCATCGGGCCGATCTGCAACCTCGACTGCAAATACTGCTTCTATTTGGAAAAAGAAGCGCTTTATCAGGACCCCAAGTGGCGCATGTCGCCAGAACTGCTGGAAATCTACATCCGCACCTATATCTCTGCACAGCCTTTAGACAACGTATCCTTCGCCTGGCAAGGCGGCGAGCCTACCCTGCTCGGAGTCGGTTTTTTCGAACGCGTGGTAGCATTACAGCAGCAATACGCGGCCGGCAAACGGATCGAAAATGCCTTCCAAACCAACGGCATCCTGCTCGACGACCAATGGGGTGCCTTTCTCAAGGCCCACAATTTCCTGGTAGGCGTTAGCGTCGATGGTCCCAGACACCTTCACGACGCATATCGCGTGGACAAGGGCGGTCAGCCCACCTTCGACCGGGTCATGGCCGGGCTCGAGGTGCTCAAGCGCCACGGCGTAGAGTTCAACACCCTCACCACCGTCCATCGGGCCAATGCCA
This DNA window, taken from Oleiharenicola lentus, encodes the following:
- a CDS encoding SulP family inorganic anion transporter, whose amino-acid sequence is MVRKLIKSATIEELGDFTAVAEQRLTGMGAKLRANLVPPLLRASRNRTQADWRADLLAGLPIAALTIPQAVAFALLIGIPVPAVVGSAIVGTVLCSLYCSSRHLVFGPTNTISIILAGALLALADRPLDPLQKVLLIGLVMGVAQLVAGIASLGKITQFVSRAVIVGYSTAVGLLIAVGQLGNLAGIERGSSVSLAGTLRHLVASVATFQLNPLTAVTGLGGLLLIIWVHRWRPRWPDGLLMLVIAGLASWSFDLGARGVHLVRDLGAISGGIPLFTGFPLNAEGLALLPQITSVALAAAILGMLEAVTIAKSLATRSGQRIDPDQELIGMGLGNLLGAGFGAMPGSASFLRSAAGQQAGALSQWAVVFGSGYVLLLVVVLAPLLAYIPIAAIAAYLIMIAVRLIQPAQIFVVRRATRSDALVFWLTLTAALFLDLDTAIFTGIGLSLILFLQKAGTPTLTEHAFDDQGQLTEIAAPAERNNPQVSIVHVEGDLFFGAADLFQDGVRRLAEDPKIRVFILRLKNARHLDATTVMALGQLLDYLRSQDRHLLVSGVHGDVAQVLKRSGLAARIGWDNLFPAEENPTLATKKALQRAQELIGVKPDLRVFYQQIAGK